Proteins from a single region of Sphaerochaeta globosa str. Buddy:
- a CDS encoding YgeY family selenium metabolism-linked hydrolase, whose product MTIHEQIRAKAAEYRDYTALNLSKMVQVKSYSSQEEDVCRLIVTLCEEAGFDEVRIDGLGSVIGRVGNGPKKLAFDAHIDTVEVGNLKNWNFDPFSGEIKDGKVWGRGSSDQKGGAASMITAGRILKELGYGGEYTVYFTFTVMEEDCDGMCWKYLIEEEKFRPDLVVSTEPTSCRLYRGHRGRMEIRVILKGISCHGSAPERGVSAAYKAAKAALAIEQLNKDLQPDAEKFLGKGTITVSQMDVKGPSQCAVADYAMLYLDRRLTWGEDAELAISQVRDYISKATGDDPSSFVVEMPNYEKIGWTKKEYSQELYFPTWKIDADHQLVKAGVAGHEALFGKKPVVDKWTFSTNLVATTGRHKIPAIGFGPGDESQAHAPNEINRVDDLEICAAFYAMLPYSLEKK is encoded by the coding sequence ATGACAATTCACGAACAGATCAGGGCAAAGGCAGCCGAGTACCGTGATTATACGGCTCTCAATCTCTCGAAGATGGTACAGGTTAAGAGCTATAGCTCACAGGAAGAGGATGTTTGCCGCCTTATCGTTACTCTGTGTGAAGAAGCCGGGTTTGATGAAGTGCGTATTGATGGTCTGGGTTCAGTTATCGGACGCGTGGGTAATGGTCCGAAGAAACTCGCCTTTGATGCTCATATCGACACCGTTGAAGTCGGCAACCTGAAGAACTGGAATTTCGATCCGTTCAGCGGTGAGATCAAGGACGGAAAGGTGTGGGGCCGTGGATCTAGCGACCAGAAGGGTGGTGCTGCTTCCATGATCACAGCCGGACGTATTCTCAAGGAACTCGGCTACGGTGGTGAGTATACAGTGTATTTTACCTTCACCGTCATGGAAGAGGATTGCGACGGCATGTGCTGGAAGTATCTGATCGAGGAAGAGAAGTTCCGCCCCGATTTGGTAGTTTCCACCGAACCCACCAGCTGCAGACTGTATCGTGGCCATCGCGGCCGTATGGAGATCCGGGTAATTCTCAAGGGTATTTCCTGCCATGGCAGCGCTCCCGAACGCGGTGTCAGCGCAGCTTACAAGGCAGCAAAGGCAGCCTTGGCAATAGAACAACTGAACAAGGATCTGCAACCCGATGCTGAGAAATTCCTCGGTAAGGGAACCATCACTGTCAGCCAGATGGATGTCAAGGGACCCAGCCAGTGCGCAGTCGCAGACTATGCCATGCTGTATCTCGACCGCCGTTTGACCTGGGGCGAGGATGCAGAGTTGGCCATAAGCCAGGTTCGCGATTACATCAGCAAGGCAACCGGCGACGATCCTTCCTCGTTTGTGGTAGAGATGCCCAACTATGAGAAAATCGGCTGGACCAAGAAGGAGTACTCCCAAGAGCTCTACTTCCCGACTTGGAAGATTGATGCCGATCATCAGTTGGTGAAAGCTGGTGTTGCCGGTCATGAAGCCTTATTCGGCAAGAAGCCAGTGGTGGATAAGTGGACTTTCTCAACCAACTTGGTTGCAACCACCGGCCGCCATAAGATCCCTGCCATCGGTTTCGGCCCTGGCGATGAATCGCAGGCCCACGCTCCGAATGAAATCAACCGAGTTGATGATTTGGAGATTTGTGCAGCGTTCTATGCCATGCTTCCCTACTCGCTGGAGAAGAAGTAA
- the ssnA gene encoding putative aminohydrolase SsnA: protein MATTVITNTTVMQTQSPFTVTEGVDIVIVDDVITKVAKDASVGLKADKVIDGRNKTVIPGNVCSHHHYYSGLSRGMLISAGPQEDFIQVLKEWWWRLDRGLDEEACYYSSLICSIDAIASGTTTCIDHHASPNYIGGSLDTIANGMEEVGVRGSTCYEVTDRNGGMDEVEAGVAENLRFAMSAKSRPLVRGMIGGHAPFTIPDEGLKMMAQAMRESKSGMHLHVAEDKYDVVFSHHKYHLDIIDRLEKFDLLTDNTLLVHGLHLNEKEIQKLNEHNCFFAHNGRSNMNNNVGYCKHIQNVKNLVIGTDGCGGNMFEELKLAFFKHKDQGGSWWPSDYVAALNRGNRLVEKYFDGKFGKVESGYKADLTICDYHAPTPLVAGNAASHFVWGMSSNCVESVMVNGKLVMENRQFPHLDVPRIYAEAAKVAKRVWEKVDKIAP, encoded by the coding sequence GTGGCTACTACTGTTATTACCAATACGACAGTCATGCAGACCCAGAGCCCTTTTACCGTAACCGAAGGTGTTGACATCGTCATCGTCGATGATGTCATCACCAAGGTGGCTAAGGATGCTTCTGTAGGCCTGAAGGCTGATAAGGTTATCGATGGAAGGAACAAGACCGTCATCCCTGGCAATGTCTGTTCTCATCATCATTACTATTCGGGGCTTTCCAGAGGCATGCTTATTTCAGCAGGTCCCCAGGAGGATTTCATCCAGGTGCTGAAGGAGTGGTGGTGGCGTCTTGATCGCGGACTTGATGAGGAAGCTTGTTATTACAGCTCCCTGATTTGTTCCATCGATGCAATCGCCAGTGGAACCACTACCTGCATCGACCACCATGCGAGTCCCAATTATATCGGCGGCAGCCTCGATACGATTGCCAACGGCATGGAGGAAGTAGGCGTCCGCGGTTCCACCTGTTATGAGGTGACGGACCGAAACGGTGGCATGGATGAAGTTGAGGCGGGCGTTGCAGAGAACCTGCGCTTCGCCATGTCGGCAAAAAGCAGACCTTTGGTCCGCGGCATGATCGGCGGTCATGCACCCTTCACCATCCCCGATGAGGGATTGAAGATGATGGCTCAAGCCATGCGCGAGTCAAAGTCCGGTATGCATCTGCATGTTGCGGAAGACAAGTACGATGTCGTATTCAGCCATCACAAGTACCATCTGGATATCATCGACCGACTGGAGAAGTTCGACCTGTTGACCGATAACACCCTGTTGGTACACGGGCTGCATCTCAATGAGAAAGAGATTCAGAAACTCAATGAGCACAACTGTTTCTTTGCCCACAATGGTCGCAGCAACATGAACAACAATGTGGGGTACTGCAAGCATATCCAGAACGTAAAGAACCTGGTCATCGGTACCGATGGCTGCGGCGGCAATATGTTCGAGGAGCTCAAGCTTGCTTTCTTCAAGCATAAGGATCAGGGAGGCTCTTGGTGGCCTAGTGATTATGTTGCAGCTCTGAACCGCGGCAACCGATTGGTGGAAAAGTATTTTGATGGAAAATTCGGAAAGGTTGAATCCGGGTACAAGGCCGATCTGACCATCTGTGATTACCATGCTCCCACCCCCTTGGTTGCGGGCAATGCTGCAAGTCATTTTGTCTGGGGAATGAGCAGCAACTGTGTTGAGAGTGTTATGGTGAATGGGAAGCTGGTGATGGAAAATCGACAATTTCCTCACCTCGATGTACCGAGAATCTACGCCGAGGCAGCCAAGGTTGCCAAGCGCGTATGGGAAAAAGTAGACAAAATCGCTCCCTGA